From the genome of Polyangium spumosum, one region includes:
- a CDS encoding serine/threonine-protein kinase — MKAGSTIGKKYRLVRSIGSGSMGTVWAAEELGTRREVALKLLSKSTPELRQRFLREARLSARLSHPNIVRLLDAGETDDAEPYLVLELLSGESLADMLKTKRRIEPRVAARITRDIANALEAAHQAKIMHRDLKPANVFLHRAPGAGEDDFVVKVLDFGVAKSLGPAEETQATVTGMVIGSPGYMSPEQVGLRADIDHRTDLWSLGILLYELLAGVRPFTGSLQDVVRQVLVAPIPPISARVRDVPQELEDVVMRCLERERDKRVASAAELAALLTPLVESSRIWRAPSSAAISVARPSQSSSPLLVASDATPDGTALLQKDAPVPDPLPPWRREMQESLSAHRRSSTLTAGIPLPAAEATAPPIVREEPATTSTTVLRRRQGRMIRLLSFGLGAAAMLALVLLVLVMRQPESERAVATEAPASSTAPDASTTKPAIHFEHKPSAAPTTSPAPPPTPSSTLTAAPSAAPSSNVAPPPSSSARPVPPAKPSATYTPLPPCTLTLRVGCRNVNKSKNQFSPSGL, encoded by the coding sequence ATGAAAGCTGGAAGCACGATCGGGAAGAAGTACCGCCTCGTCCGGTCCATCGGCTCGGGCTCGATGGGCACGGTCTGGGCCGCGGAGGAGCTCGGGACGCGCCGCGAGGTCGCCCTGAAGTTGCTCTCGAAGTCGACGCCGGAGCTGCGGCAGCGGTTCTTGCGCGAGGCGCGGCTCTCGGCTCGCCTGTCGCATCCGAACATCGTGCGCCTGCTCGACGCGGGCGAGACCGACGACGCCGAGCCGTACCTCGTGCTCGAGCTGCTCTCCGGCGAGTCGCTCGCCGACATGCTGAAGACCAAGCGGCGCATCGAGCCGAGGGTCGCCGCGCGGATCACCCGCGACATCGCGAACGCGCTCGAAGCGGCGCATCAGGCGAAGATCATGCACCGCGATCTGAAGCCCGCGAACGTCTTCCTGCACCGCGCGCCGGGCGCGGGAGAGGACGACTTCGTGGTGAAGGTGCTCGACTTCGGCGTCGCGAAGAGCCTCGGCCCCGCCGAGGAGACGCAGGCGACCGTGACGGGCATGGTGATCGGATCACCCGGATACATGAGCCCCGAGCAGGTCGGGCTTCGCGCCGACATCGATCATCGAACGGACCTCTGGTCGCTCGGGATCCTGCTCTACGAGCTGCTCGCGGGCGTTCGTCCCTTCACCGGGTCGCTGCAGGATGTGGTGCGCCAGGTGCTCGTCGCGCCCATCCCGCCGATCTCGGCGCGTGTGCGCGACGTGCCGCAGGAGCTCGAGGACGTCGTGATGCGGTGCCTCGAGAGAGAGCGCGACAAGCGTGTCGCGAGCGCCGCCGAGCTCGCCGCGTTGCTCACGCCGCTCGTGGAGTCGAGCCGGATCTGGAGGGCGCCGTCGAGCGCCGCGATCTCCGTCGCGCGGCCTTCACAATCGTCGTCTCCGCTGCTCGTCGCGTCCGACGCGACGCCGGATGGAACGGCGCTCTTGCAGAAGGACGCGCCCGTGCCCGACCCGCTGCCGCCGTGGAGGCGCGAGATGCAGGAGTCGCTCTCCGCGCATCGGCGCAGCTCGACGTTGACGGCGGGTATCCCCTTGCCTGCCGCGGAAGCAACAGCGCCGCCGATCGTGCGCGAGGAGCCCGCGACGACGAGCACGACCGTTCTTCGTCGCCGGCAGGGTCGGATGATCCGTCTTCTGTCGTTCGGACTCGGCGCGGCGGCGATGCTCGCCCTCGTCTTGCTCGTCCTCGTGATGCGACAGCCGGAGAGCGAGCGAGCGGTGGCCACCGAGGCACCTGCATCGTCGACGGCCCCGGACGCGTCGACCACGAAGCCGGCGATTCATTTTGAGCACAAACCATCTGCGGCGCCGACGACATCCCCGGCACCACCACCAACGCCGTCGTCGACGCTGACGGCTGCGCCAAGCGCTGCGCCTTCGTCCAACGTCGCGCCTCCGCCGTCGTCCTCTGCGCGGCCCGTGCCGCCTGCAAAGCCTTCGGCGACGTACACGCCGCTGCCGCCGTGCACGCTGACGCTCCGGGTCGGGTGCAGGAACGTGAACAAGTCCAAAAACCAGTTCTCTCCATCGGGCCTCTGA
- a CDS encoding protein kinase domain-containing protein, whose product MLRTCPFRKNTASALCMIAGSRLGGRYRLLRPLGEGAMGVVWEAEHIATSRRVAVKVLRVPSESHRHRLQREARLCGAIAHRNVVEVHDAGETEACEPYVVMQLLHGETLADRLRRARRFKEAEVARIGRDIARALAAAHAKNVIHRDIKPSNVFLHQEPGTEEFVVKVLDFGVAKLLHASDTLVTERNGIVGTPAYMSPEQLASPHDVDARTDVWSLGVVLFEMLTGVRPVYPLELKEGHGLRPRPTPRVSDYVMNVDPELDDLVAYCLERDREQRIAKAATVADRLDLYLALRACTARRLTDSMLMVEPGRLTRPWAAPEPRITQSWHGSDGFSWIPETLPSRPEGSTAAAMVRTQAASTSAAAVAMRPGSQALNVLGGLMSLILVAVIVGDRMHGPAPAPAKAERGIASATAEIAAMPPPKCIEEPAHEDEPEEPEKAQGTKTKKR is encoded by the coding sequence ATGCTACGAACTTGTCCTTTCCGAAAAAACACTGCTAGCGCCCTGTGCATGATCGCCGGGAGCCGACTCGGAGGCAGGTACCGCTTGTTACGCCCGCTCGGAGAGGGCGCGATGGGAGTCGTGTGGGAGGCCGAGCACATCGCGACATCGCGTCGCGTGGCGGTGAAGGTCCTCCGCGTGCCCTCCGAGAGCCACCGGCATCGCTTGCAGCGAGAGGCGCGCCTTTGCGGCGCCATCGCGCATCGCAACGTCGTCGAGGTGCACGACGCGGGCGAGACGGAGGCGTGCGAGCCCTACGTCGTGATGCAGCTCCTCCACGGCGAGACGCTCGCCGATCGGCTGCGCAGGGCGAGGCGCTTCAAAGAGGCGGAGGTCGCGCGGATCGGCCGCGACATCGCCCGCGCGCTCGCGGCGGCGCACGCGAAGAACGTCATTCACCGCGACATCAAGCCGTCGAACGTCTTCTTGCATCAAGAGCCCGGGACCGAGGAGTTCGTCGTCAAGGTGCTCGATTTCGGCGTGGCCAAGCTGCTCCACGCAAGCGACACGCTGGTGACCGAGCGCAATGGAATCGTCGGGACCCCTGCGTACATGAGCCCGGAGCAGCTCGCATCGCCGCACGACGTGGACGCGCGCACGGACGTTTGGTCGCTCGGCGTCGTGCTGTTCGAGATGCTGACGGGCGTGCGTCCGGTTTATCCACTCGAGCTGAAGGAGGGCCACGGCTTGCGACCGCGTCCGACGCCGCGCGTTTCGGATTACGTGATGAACGTGGACCCCGAGCTCGACGATCTGGTGGCGTACTGTCTGGAGCGTGATCGCGAGCAAAGAATCGCGAAGGCCGCGACGGTCGCCGATCGGCTCGATCTGTACCTGGCGCTGCGCGCGTGCACGGCGCGACGCTTGACGGACTCGATGTTGATGGTGGAGCCCGGGCGCTTGACGCGTCCCTGGGCGGCGCCGGAGCCACGGATCACGCAATCGTGGCACGGGAGCGACGGCTTTTCGTGGATCCCCGAGACGTTGCCCTCGCGGCCCGAAGGATCAACGGCGGCGGCGATGGTGCGAACGCAGGCGGCGTCGACGAGCGCGGCGGCGGTCGCGATGCGTCCGGGGTCGCAAGCGCTGAACGTGCTCGGCGGGCTGATGTCGCTGATCCTGGTGGCGGTGATCGTGGGGGATCGGATGCACGGACCGGCGCCGGCACCCGCAAAGGCGGAGCGGGGCATCGCGAGCGCGACGGCGGAGATCGCGGCGATGCCGCCGCCGAAGTGTATCGAGGAGCCCGCGCACGAGGACGAACCCGAGGAGCCTGAGAAGGCGCAGGGCACGAAGACGAAGAAGAGGTAG
- a CDS encoding serine/threonine-protein kinase, with translation MKSGDLLGGKYRLEQEIGKGAMGAVWAAFDHATNRKVALKLILPQQKEHLTHDLRQRLLREARACGKLRHRNIVQIFDVGETPQGEPFLVLELLHGQTLGEMLKVKRRIEPAVAARIAGEVASGLAVAHAAQVIHRDLKPANIFLHREEGLSEDSFLAKVLDFGVCKNLDSVDSVATQTGTAVGSPAYMSPEQVGMRKDLDHRTDIWSLGIVLYEMLTGSRPFTGSVQDVIRHILITPVPPPSSKVRDVPAELDEVVARCTAAKRDARFPSTDELAHTLLAIAGMPRPMTRKATFTGVDQPIPQAAVAQRIPTLTPMDVTAPLPGAALRATLESVDDESELAATLPLQGRMLMDMRPSAPKAARGEDASTGTQLLQPNLPIASPAPAWKEEMQQAIAAHRQSHIALEGVVPEQASNGQTQMVSEAQMVRIPTMDPSGTTSAAGALAHGTGGYPAPPMPLVDPAMAGKRKRGKGVLFGVMGAGVAAAIGVVGLLVVNAGKIGAGEGTASGKEGAEAARSAVVIPAAAPELPRAPVKAEATAEAPSEPVVAASAMVATSATVEVATAAPTVAQSAAAKAPAPPATYKAPATKRVYKSAAPPKCTGVGLFRKCSPG, from the coding sequence ATGAAATCGGGCGACCTCCTCGGCGGCAAGTACCGGCTCGAACAGGAGATCGGCAAGGGCGCGATGGGCGCCGTGTGGGCGGCGTTCGACCACGCGACGAACCGCAAGGTCGCCCTCAAGCTGATCTTGCCGCAGCAGAAGGAGCATCTGACGCACGACCTGCGCCAGCGCCTCCTGCGCGAGGCGCGCGCGTGCGGGAAGCTGCGGCACCGGAACATCGTCCAGATCTTCGACGTGGGCGAGACGCCGCAAGGAGAGCCGTTCCTCGTGCTGGAGCTGCTGCACGGGCAGACGCTCGGCGAGATGCTCAAGGTGAAGCGACGCATCGAGCCAGCGGTCGCGGCGCGTATCGCGGGCGAAGTCGCGAGTGGGCTCGCCGTCGCGCACGCCGCGCAGGTCATCCATCGAGACCTGAAGCCCGCGAACATCTTCCTGCACCGCGAGGAGGGTTTGTCCGAGGACTCGTTCCTCGCGAAGGTGCTCGACTTCGGCGTGTGCAAGAACCTCGACTCGGTCGACAGCGTCGCGACGCAGACGGGCACAGCCGTGGGGTCGCCCGCGTACATGAGCCCCGAGCAGGTGGGCATGCGCAAGGACCTCGACCACCGCACGGACATCTGGTCGCTCGGGATCGTGCTGTACGAGATGCTGACGGGGAGCCGTCCCTTCACGGGCTCGGTGCAGGACGTGATCCGACACATCCTGATCACGCCCGTGCCGCCGCCGTCGAGCAAGGTGCGCGACGTGCCCGCGGAGCTCGACGAGGTCGTCGCGCGTTGCACGGCGGCGAAGCGTGACGCGCGGTTCCCGAGCACGGACGAGCTCGCGCACACGTTGCTCGCGATCGCGGGGATGCCGCGGCCGATGACGCGCAAGGCGACGTTCACGGGCGTGGATCAGCCGATCCCGCAGGCAGCGGTCGCGCAACGCATCCCGACGCTCACGCCGATGGACGTGACCGCGCCGCTGCCAGGCGCAGCGCTGCGCGCGACGCTGGAGAGTGTAGACGACGAGAGTGAGCTCGCCGCGACGTTGCCGCTGCAGGGTCGGATGTTGATGGACATGCGGCCGAGCGCGCCGAAGGCAGCGCGCGGGGAGGACGCGTCGACGGGCACGCAGCTCCTGCAGCCGAACCTGCCGATCGCGTCGCCGGCGCCCGCGTGGAAGGAGGAGATGCAGCAGGCGATCGCAGCGCATCGGCAGTCGCACATCGCGCTGGAAGGTGTGGTGCCGGAGCAAGCGTCGAACGGGCAGACGCAGATGGTGAGCGAGGCGCAGATGGTGCGTATCCCGACGATGGATCCGTCGGGCACGACGTCGGCCGCAGGCGCGCTCGCACACGGCACGGGAGGTTATCCCGCGCCGCCGATGCCGCTGGTGGATCCAGCGATGGCGGGGAAGCGCAAGCGCGGGAAGGGCGTGTTGTTCGGGGTGATGGGCGCGGGGGTGGCAGCGGCGATCGGGGTGGTCGGGTTGCTGGTGGTGAACGCGGGGAAGATCGGCGCGGGGGAGGGGACGGCGAGCGGGAAGGAAGGGGCGGAGGCCGCGAGGAGCGCGGTGGTGATTCCAGCGGCGGCGCCGGAGTTGCCGAGGGCTCCGGTGAAGGCGGAGGCGACGGCGGAGGCACCGTCGGAGCCGGTCGTGGCGGCGAGCGCCATGGTGGCGACGAGCGCGACGGTGGAGGTGGCGACGGCTGCGCCCACGGTGGCGCAGTCGGCTGCTGCGAAAGCGCCTGCTCCGCCGGCCACGTACAAGGCGCCAGCCACGAAGAGGGTCTACAAGTCGGCGGCGCCCCCGAAGTGCACGGGCGTGGGACTGTTCAGGAAGTGTTCGCCGGGCTGA
- a CDS encoding DUF2169 family type VI secretion system accessory protein, whose amino-acid sequence MELVCLCPLRASTFAWQAHNGAHALTVVVKATFVVAPGHCTLAPEQKPVHEEDGSWDDDPARSVVTPSDNAPYKPRADVMLVGHAYAPGKQPVRLVMTRLVVGELDKSIEVWCDRGFRVQDGQLLEGPRFLKMPLRWERAAGGPETNNPVGMRFDAAPDAYGMVPIPNLQPPGMFVSKRSDTYAPVCYGPVGGEWPGRKQRLGRLAGTFSQAGWAERPLPEGLDAAYFQAAPPDQQVAEIRPNERIVLEGLHPEHARVVTSLPGVRPSVVVDRATGEREEVQLVADTLWIDTDRGLCCVVWRGRIGLRSAEEAGRIVVRMEEAGASRAEVAAEEIEEDLLETIPPTALTAGEGDEGEDLAAMTLVPAFGGKAAGPVMPFWGGAKPSESGGASSSRGAGAGLPFGQQASLAALRALEAAALPVAGDQTLLPPMARKAVTPAASAPPIAPPAYVPPPPPVAAPRATAESVWNAGAPAMAAPSRETIGSAAAAAAAAAAAIATPSVDRASQEGAVAASNAAAGAVPWSVPKRDLRPAIAENEVAGVEPAREMLQLLWYDPESIARMRRVPAWKKVFEELERSPRSREIEIVDGAREPWEIEDRQEVFQVLAKAPRTDGKGVEEALEGAIGEDGKFVPPMVLLAGEIEMPFDELEALKAAMSTAAPLVTAADEGLKAAVGVAKDFVQMPGLSAAPAVCEGLTTRIRDAFSREKKGLPADYLEQQMERVLLGGRHYQKREVFGGRFLRCLIWLPGEKAGIVGYLPEEVGKKVPMWRRWRGRIVGEVHPQQDQFEGRGRALRVVAVGRSGGVA is encoded by the coding sequence ATGGAACTCGTTTGTCTCTGTCCCCTTCGCGCGTCGACGTTCGCCTGGCAGGCCCATAACGGGGCGCATGCGTTGACGGTGGTTGTCAAGGCTACTTTCGTGGTAGCGCCGGGCCATTGCACGCTCGCGCCGGAGCAGAAGCCGGTGCACGAGGAGGATGGAAGCTGGGACGACGATCCTGCGCGGAGCGTGGTCACGCCGAGCGACAATGCGCCGTACAAGCCACGCGCGGACGTGATGCTCGTGGGGCACGCGTATGCGCCGGGGAAACAGCCGGTGCGATTGGTGATGACGCGGCTCGTCGTGGGGGAGCTCGATAAGTCGATCGAGGTGTGGTGTGATCGAGGGTTCCGGGTGCAGGACGGGCAACTGCTGGAAGGGCCGCGGTTCTTGAAGATGCCGCTCCGGTGGGAGCGAGCGGCGGGCGGGCCGGAGACGAACAACCCCGTGGGGATGAGGTTCGACGCGGCGCCGGATGCGTATGGAATGGTGCCGATCCCGAATTTGCAGCCGCCGGGGATGTTCGTGTCGAAGCGGTCGGATACGTATGCCCCGGTGTGTTATGGCCCGGTCGGAGGGGAGTGGCCGGGGCGGAAGCAGCGGCTCGGGCGTTTGGCGGGGACGTTTTCGCAGGCGGGGTGGGCGGAGCGGCCGCTGCCGGAGGGGCTGGATGCCGCATATTTCCAGGCGGCGCCGCCGGATCAGCAGGTGGCGGAGATCCGGCCGAACGAGCGGATCGTGCTGGAAGGGTTGCATCCGGAGCATGCGCGGGTGGTGACGAGTTTGCCGGGGGTGCGGCCGAGCGTGGTGGTGGATCGGGCGACGGGGGAGCGGGAAGAAGTGCAGCTCGTCGCGGATACATTGTGGATTGACACGGACCGCGGGTTGTGCTGCGTGGTTTGGCGGGGGAGGATCGGGCTACGGAGCGCGGAGGAGGCGGGGCGGATTGTGGTGAGGATGGAGGAGGCGGGGGCCTCGAGGGCGGAGGTCGCCGCGGAGGAGATCGAGGAAGATTTGCTGGAGACGATTCCGCCGACGGCGCTGACGGCAGGGGAGGGGGATGAGGGGGAGGATCTGGCGGCAATGACGCTGGTGCCAGCGTTCGGGGGGAAGGCGGCGGGGCCGGTGATGCCGTTTTGGGGAGGAGCGAAGCCGTCGGAGTCGGGGGGCGCGTCGTCGTCGCGTGGGGCGGGGGCGGGATTGCCGTTCGGGCAGCAGGCGAGTTTGGCGGCGCTGCGGGCGTTGGAGGCGGCGGCGCTGCCGGTGGCGGGGGATCAAACGTTGCTTCCGCCCATGGCGAGGAAGGCTGTGACGCCGGCCGCGAGCGCGCCGCCGATTGCGCCTCCCGCGTACGTGCCGCCTCCTCCGCCGGTGGCGGCTCCGCGCGCGACGGCGGAGAGCGTATGGAACGCGGGCGCTCCGGCCATGGCCGCGCCGTCCAGGGAGACGATTGGCTCGGCCGCGGCGGCTGCTGCGGCTGCTGCGGCGGCGATTGCGACGCCGAGCGTGGATCGAGCGAGCCAGGAGGGAGCGGTAGCCGCGTCGAATGCGGCGGCGGGTGCGGTGCCGTGGAGCGTGCCGAAGCGGGATTTGCGTCCGGCGATCGCGGAGAACGAGGTCGCGGGCGTCGAGCCGGCGCGGGAGATGTTGCAGCTTCTGTGGTACGACCCCGAGAGCATAGCGCGAATGCGGCGGGTGCCGGCGTGGAAGAAGGTATTCGAGGAGCTCGAGCGGAGCCCGCGCTCGCGAGAGATCGAGATCGTGGATGGAGCGCGCGAGCCGTGGGAGATCGAGGATCGGCAAGAGGTTTTTCAGGTCCTCGCCAAGGCGCCGCGGACCGACGGCAAGGGTGTGGAGGAGGCGCTGGAGGGCGCGATCGGGGAGGACGGGAAGTTTGTCCCGCCGATGGTGTTGCTGGCCGGGGAGATTGAGATGCCGTTCGACGAGCTGGAGGCGCTCAAGGCGGCGATGTCGACGGCGGCGCCGCTGGTGACGGCGGCGGATGAGGGGCTGAAGGCGGCGGTCGGGGTGGCGAAGGATTTCGTGCAGATGCCGGGGTTATCGGCGGCACCGGCGGTGTGCGAGGGGTTGACGACGCGGATAAGGGACGCGTTTTCGCGGGAGAAGAAGGGGTTGCCGGCGGATTATCTGGAGCAGCAGATGGAGAGGGTGCTGCTCGGGGGGAGGCATTACCAGAAGAGAGAGGTGTTCGGGGGGAGGTTCTTGCGGTGTTTGATTTGGTTGCCGGGGGAGAAGGCGGGGATCGTGGGGTATCTGCCGGAGGAGGTGGGGAAGAAGGTGCCGATGTGGAGGCGGTGGCGGGGGAGGATCGTGGGGGAAGTACATCCGCAGCAGGACCAATTCGAGGGGCGGGGGCGGGCACTCCGGGTGGTGGCGGTGGGTAGGTCCGGCGGGGTCGCATAG
- a CDS encoding PAAR domain-containing protein encodes MPSVSTKVDLCQGHDACTPRPFNTFSPSVLVEGFEVARETDVFQDHGCPDHVPHSAVVTQGYPSITANGLRIAYVGAPVSCPSSVVGTGRPSVLAGEGSRISWSR; translated from the coding sequence TTGCCCAGCGTCTCGACCAAAGTCGACCTTTGCCAGGGACACGACGCGTGTACCCCCCGCCCGTTCAATACGTTCAGCCCCAGCGTCCTCGTCGAGGGCTTCGAGGTCGCGCGCGAAACCGACGTGTTCCAGGATCACGGCTGCCCCGATCACGTGCCACACAGCGCCGTCGTCACGCAGGGCTACCCGAGCATCACGGCGAACGGGCTCCGGATCGCCTACGTCGGCGCCCCCGTCTCCTGCCCATCGAGCGTCGTCGGCACGGGCCGACCCAGCGTCCTCGCTGGAGAGGGCTCCCGGATCTCCTGGAGCCGCTGA
- a CDS encoding PEGA domain-containing protein produces the protein MLLLAAGLLVSSAAHGQPSQTDRDVARKLLIEGREKLAAGDAEAALEHFQKAHGLMYVPTTGLDLAKAYGELGRLVEARNVLLEVSRLPADGNAAFLAAQAEASELLKAVDTRIPSIHLRVTGAPSEAVRVTVDGVDISGSQLDTPRMLDPGSHDIVVSAPGFVTEQRRVTLEEGDTKPMLVGVMLVPIEKPTRPFPDRKEEAQPPSTGNGLVYAGVGLTSALVLLGTGTAIGVNVIHAREQEALSAGCEIDCARRHDEYVSTRVGLAYTSLVSFIGAGAVGVATLIYAKPWEKQSADMKEPPRVSFMVAPTLGGLVVQGVW, from the coding sequence ATGCTGCTCCTCGCCGCGGGGCTCCTCGTCTCCTCCGCGGCTCACGGTCAGCCTTCGCAGACGGATCGTGACGTCGCCCGCAAGCTACTGATCGAGGGACGCGAAAAACTCGCTGCGGGCGACGCGGAGGCGGCACTCGAGCACTTCCAGAAAGCCCACGGGCTCATGTACGTCCCCACGACAGGGCTCGACCTCGCGAAGGCATACGGGGAGCTTGGCCGGCTGGTCGAGGCTCGCAATGTTCTCCTGGAGGTCTCGAGACTGCCCGCCGACGGCAATGCGGCATTTCTCGCGGCGCAGGCCGAAGCGTCGGAGCTACTGAAGGCGGTCGATACCCGCATCCCCTCCATCCACTTGCGCGTGACCGGAGCCCCGTCCGAAGCGGTCCGAGTCACCGTGGATGGCGTCGACATCTCCGGTAGCCAGCTCGACACGCCACGGATGCTCGATCCCGGGAGCCATGACATCGTCGTCTCGGCGCCGGGGTTTGTCACGGAGCAGCGCCGGGTGACGCTCGAGGAGGGGGACACGAAGCCGATGCTGGTCGGAGTGATGCTGGTCCCGATCGAAAAGCCGACGCGACCCTTTCCAGACCGAAAGGAGGAAGCGCAGCCCCCGTCGACAGGCAACGGTCTGGTGTATGCGGGGGTCGGTCTGACCAGCGCCCTCGTGCTCCTGGGAACGGGCACGGCGATCGGGGTGAACGTCATCCACGCTCGGGAGCAAGAAGCCCTATCGGCCGGCTGCGAAATCGACTGCGCACGTCGGCATGACGAGTACGTATCGACGCGGGTCGGGCTCGCGTATACGTCGCTCGTTTCGTTCATCGGGGCGGGGGCGGTTGGTGTGGCGACGCTGATCTACGCCAAACCGTGGGAAAAACAGTCCGCGGACATGAAGGAGCCACCCCGAGTTTCGTTTATGGTGGCCCCGACGCTGGGCGGCCTCGTCGTGCAAGGTGTGTGGTAG
- a CDS encoding GTPase domain-containing protein: MTTVFIIIGIIITALVVVLIVLGMRASKLTEELEAAEMKHQSLAAANRELQAQVTTLGAENQKKIGWLDHMEEELNWHKGELEKRPKIDRKVYRILTLGMKATGKSSLTLKWSNPLVDLGTIEGTKIERYERTVSHVRNKDTLVEHVFEVHDWGGEHIVDAQQELIIEEIHGLLMVVDLGGKDARQVDTNRIGEQLNEFNPQALKYFFSPKTVASCKSVVLFINKSDLIPGSPAQAEAQAKALYAPLIDSLRQYATQIDVKVLVGSASYGHSTHVLFSHFVEQILPKSAYDNQLLQRMKSEFRSRASTITPGMNGPTSQSQPSFPAPQIPHALPPSNGHGQMPAPQHYGQAPQHTPAPQPPVAPPFGPRPGFGQKLNVKATMPLEDLNPMEATAPLLNRQPPPRRG; the protein is encoded by the coding sequence ATGACGACGGTCTTCATCATCATCGGCATCATCATCACGGCGCTGGTCGTCGTTTTGATCGTCCTCGGCATGCGCGCTTCGAAGCTCACGGAGGAGCTCGAGGCGGCCGAGATGAAGCATCAGTCGCTCGCCGCGGCGAACCGTGAGCTCCAGGCGCAGGTCACCACGCTCGGCGCCGAGAACCAGAAGAAGATCGGCTGGCTCGACCACATGGAAGAGGAGCTCAACTGGCACAAGGGCGAGCTCGAGAAGCGGCCGAAGATCGATCGCAAGGTCTACCGGATCCTGACGCTCGGCATGAAGGCGACGGGCAAGAGCTCGCTCACGCTGAAGTGGTCGAACCCGCTCGTGGATCTCGGGACGATCGAGGGGACGAAGATCGAGCGCTACGAGCGCACCGTGAGCCACGTGCGCAACAAGGACACGCTCGTCGAGCACGTGTTCGAGGTGCACGACTGGGGCGGCGAGCACATCGTGGACGCGCAGCAGGAGCTCATCATCGAGGAGATCCACGGGCTCTTGATGGTGGTCGACCTCGGCGGCAAGGACGCGCGTCAGGTCGACACGAACCGCATCGGCGAGCAGCTCAACGAGTTCAACCCGCAGGCGCTGAAGTACTTCTTCAGCCCGAAGACGGTGGCGTCATGCAAGAGCGTGGTGCTCTTCATCAACAAGAGCGACCTCATCCCGGGCTCACCCGCGCAGGCGGAGGCGCAGGCGAAGGCGCTCTACGCGCCGCTCATCGACAGCCTGCGGCAGTACGCGACGCAGATCGACGTGAAGGTGCTCGTCGGCTCGGCGAGTTACGGGCACTCGACGCACGTCCTGTTCTCGCACTTCGTCGAGCAGATCCTGCCGAAGTCGGCGTACGACAACCAGCTCCTGCAGCGCATGAAGAGTGAGTTCCGGTCGAGGGCGTCGACGATCACGCCGGGGATGAACGGGCCGACGTCGCAGTCGCAGCCGTCGTTCCCGGCGCCGCAGATCCCGCACGCGCTGCCGCCGTCGAACGGGCATGGGCAGATGCCGGCGCCGCAGCATTACGGGCAGGCTCCGCAGCACACGCCTGCGCCGCAGCCGCCGGTCGCGCCGCCCTTCGGCCCGCGGCCGGGGTTCGGGCAGAAGCTGAACGTCAAGGCGACGATGCCGCTCGAGGACCTCAACCCGATGGAGGCCACGGCGCCGCTCCTGAATCGCCAGCCGCCTCCTCGGCGGGGTTGA
- a CDS encoding protein kinase domain-containing protein produces MKAGDRLGNKYRLLRQLGAGAMGVVWEALHEITQRRVAIKLLTKPSDDLRHRLLREARICGAIAHRNVIEIHDTGETPEGEPYLVMQLLSGETLAELLRRKRRLAQPLAARIGRDIARALTAAHAVNVIHRDLKPANVFLHQEAGVDGLVVKVLDFGVAKNLEANESLVTAVGGAVGSPAYMSPEALRGARDLDARTDIWSLGVVLFEMLAGTRPFQGGGQELLIRIATGKIPRVSESLRHVEPAFDDVVAMCLERDRAKRIASAAVVERLLQAYVGPEEGSRIHVGLAERAMALPVSAPVSQLGKEPTKPITGPRGTALMIDARVVLAQAQRSTPPPSPPPPSMQHVARPVEPSSIAPASKKRRRPSMLGLAVSALVAFGVGVAVILGLAR; encoded by the coding sequence ATGAAGGCCGGGGATCGACTCGGAAACAAGTACCGCCTACTGCGCCAGCTTGGCGCAGGTGCCATGGGCGTCGTCTGGGAAGCCTTGCACGAAATTACCCAGCGGCGCGTGGCCATCAAGCTGCTCACGAAACCGTCCGACGATCTCCGGCATCGCCTGCTCCGTGAAGCCCGCATTTGCGGAGCGATAGCGCACCGGAACGTCATCGAGATTCACGACACCGGGGAGACACCCGAGGGAGAGCCCTACCTCGTGATGCAGCTCCTCTCCGGCGAAACGCTCGCCGAGTTGCTCCGCCGAAAGCGTCGACTCGCGCAGCCTCTCGCCGCTCGGATCGGGCGTGACATCGCTCGCGCTCTCACTGCAGCGCACGCCGTGAACGTCATCCACCGGGACCTCAAGCCCGCCAATGTGTTTCTCCATCAGGAGGCCGGGGTCGACGGGCTCGTCGTGAAGGTCCTCGATTTCGGGGTCGCGAAGAACCTCGAGGCGAACGAATCCCTCGTGACGGCCGTCGGCGGCGCCGTCGGGTCCCCGGCATACATGAGCCCGGAGGCCCTCCGGGGCGCGCGGGATCTCGACGCTCGCACGGACATCTGGTCGCTCGGCGTCGTTCTCTTCGAGATGCTCGCGGGGACGAGGCCCTTTCAAGGCGGGGGGCAAGAGCTGCTCATTCGGATCGCGACCGGCAAGATCCCCCGCGTTTCGGAGAGCCTGCGCCACGTGGAGCCGGCGTTCGACGACGTCGTGGCCATGTGCCTCGAGCGTGACCGTGCCAAACGGATTGCGTCCGCCGCGGTGGTCGAGCGCCTGCTCCAGGCCTACGTGGGGCCCGAGGAAGGGTCGCGGATTCACGTCGGTCTCGCGGAGCGCGCCATGGCGCTTCCCGTGTCCGCTCCGGTGAGCCAGCTCGGGAAAGAGCCCACGAAACCGATCACGGGTCCCCGTGGGACCGCGCTCATGATCGATGCGCGTGTGGTGCTCGCGCAAGCGCAGCGCTCCACGCCCCCACCGAGCCCTCCGCCGCCGTCCATGCAGCACGTGGCGAGGCCCGTCGAACCGTCGAGCATCGCTCCGGCGTCGAAGAAGCGGAGGCGCCCATCCATGCTGGGCCTCGCCGTGAGCGCGCTCGTGGCATTTGGTGTCGGTGTGGCCGTGATCCTGGGTTTGGCGAGGTAG